The Candidatus Limnocylindrales bacterium genome includes a region encoding these proteins:
- the argH gene encoding argininosuccinate lyase, whose translation MAADKRRKPKAAPARAAAPVRAKSAAGAKPAAGAGKKAAAASNRSWGGRFDAKPDAATQAFTASITFDQRLYAYDIRGSIAHATMLASVGILTAAERETITRGLREIESEIREGRFRFDVADEDVHMAIERRLIEKTGATGAKLHTARSRNDQVATDVRLYVKDALKSVDAGIDDLQRALIEVCLAHPKAVMPGYTHMQRAQPILLAHHLLAYYEMLARDRSRLCDAHARVNELPLGAGAIAGTTLPIDRARTAKELGFARVAENSIDAVAARDFVLEPLSGIAILFSHLSRLAGEIVLWATSEFGFVKLHDAYSTGSSMMPQKKNPDIAELVRGKSGRVTGNLVSLLTTVKGLPLAYNSDLQEDKEPLFDSLDTATSSLATLAAMLRSLTFDEAAMRRAASDSFLLATDLAEILVARGVPFRDAHEVVGRIVRHCLAVKLELTALSSRELEEFSPALGEAADRKAGRTVASLLTLDEAIARRTSYGGTATSLVSRRVKTLAKKHGVGSARSPKA comes from the coding sequence ATGGCCGCGGACAAGCGCAGAAAACCGAAAGCCGCACCGGCACGCGCCGCGGCCCCGGTGCGCGCGAAATCCGCCGCCGGCGCAAAACCCGCTGCCGGCGCAGGCAAAAAAGCCGCGGCCGCATCGAACCGGAGCTGGGGCGGCCGCTTCGACGCAAAGCCCGACGCCGCAACGCAGGCGTTCACCGCATCGATCACGTTCGACCAGCGGCTGTACGCGTACGACATCCGCGGCAGCATCGCGCACGCGACGATGCTCGCGTCGGTCGGCATCCTGACCGCCGCCGAGCGCGAGACCATCACGCGCGGCCTGCGCGAGATCGAAAGCGAGATCCGCGAGGGACGCTTCCGCTTCGACGTCGCCGACGAAGACGTGCACATGGCGATCGAGCGCCGGCTAATCGAGAAAACCGGCGCCACCGGCGCCAAGCTGCACACCGCCCGGTCGCGCAACGACCAGGTCGCGACCGACGTGCGCCTGTACGTAAAGGACGCGCTCAAAAGCGTCGATGCCGGCATCGATGACCTCCAGCGCGCGCTCATCGAAGTCTGCCTCGCACATCCGAAAGCCGTGATGCCCGGCTACACGCACATGCAGCGCGCGCAGCCGATCCTGCTCGCGCACCACCTGCTTGCGTACTACGAGATGCTCGCCCGCGACCGCAGTCGCCTCTGCGACGCGCACGCGCGCGTCAACGAGCTGCCGCTCGGCGCCGGCGCAATCGCCGGCACCACGCTGCCGATCGACCGCGCTCGCACGGCCAAAGAGCTCGGCTTCGCGCGCGTCGCCGAAAACAGCATCGACGCGGTCGCCGCACGCGACTTCGTGCTCGAGCCGCTCTCCGGCATCGCGATCCTGTTCTCGCATCTGTCGCGCCTTGCCGGAGAGATCGTGCTGTGGGCGACGAGCGAGTTCGGCTTCGTCAAGCTTCACGATGCGTATTCGACGGGCAGCTCGATGATGCCGCAGAAGAAGAACCCCGACATCGCCGAGCTCGTGCGCGGCAAGAGCGGCCGCGTGACCGGAAACCTCGTCTCGCTGCTGACGACCGTCAAAGGGCTTCCGCTCGCGTACAACAGCGACCTGCAGGAGGACAAGGAGCCGCTGTTCGACAGCCTCGACACGGCAACATCGAGTCTCGCCACGCTCGCCGCGATGCTGCGCTCGCTGACGTTCGACGAGGCGGCCATGCGGCGCGCCGCGTCCGATTCGTTCCTGCTCGCCACCGATCTCGCGGAGATCCTCGTTGCGCGCGGCGTCCCGTTCCGCGACGCGCACGAAGTCGTCGGCCGCATCGTGCGGCATTGCCTCGCGGTGAAGCTCGAGCTCACGGCGCTCAGCAGCCGCGAGTTGGAAGAGTTCTCTCCTGCCCTCGGCGAAGCCGCCGACCGCAAGGCCGGACGCACCGTCGCCTCCTTGCTGACGCTCGACGAAGCCATCGCGCGCCGCACGTCGTACGGCGGAACCGCGACGAGCCTCGTATCGCGGCGCGTGAAGACGCTCGCAAAGAAACACGGAGTCGGCTCCGCCCGGAGCCCGAAAGCTTGA
- a CDS encoding argininosuccinate synthase produces the protein MSLKDTPKKIALAYSGGLDTSVILKWLIEQYGCEVVAYIADVGQDEDLEAARQKAFRTGAVEAYVEDLREEFVRDFVFPMLRAGAVYEGTYLLGTSIARPVIAKRHIEVARRTGSDSVSHGATGKGNDQVRFELTYAALAPDLKVIAPWRFWDLNSRAKLFDFAEKHDIPLPVTRDKGYSMDRNVLHISFEGIELEDPWQMPREDMFVLSVSPEQAPDKAEYVEIEYISGDPVALDGEKLAPFDLLAKLNKIAGRNGVGRADIVENRYVGMKSRGVYETPGGTVLTIAHRALESLTLDREVMHLRDTLIPRYAEMVYYGYWFAPEREMLQAAVDESQRCVNGTVRMKLYKGSATVAGRKSDDSLYVPALATFEEDEVYTQADATGFIRLSGLRLKVRNMVRTRKV, from the coding sequence GTGAGCTTAAAAGATACGCCAAAGAAGATTGCGCTGGCCTACAGCGGCGGGCTCGACACGTCGGTCATCCTCAAATGGCTGATCGAGCAGTACGGCTGCGAGGTCGTCGCCTACATCGCCGACGTCGGCCAGGACGAGGACCTCGAGGCTGCGCGGCAGAAAGCATTTCGCACCGGCGCCGTCGAGGCGTACGTCGAAGACCTGCGCGAAGAGTTCGTGCGCGACTTCGTGTTTCCGATGCTGCGCGCCGGAGCCGTCTACGAGGGCACGTATCTGCTCGGCACGTCGATCGCGCGGCCGGTCATCGCCAAGCGCCACATCGAAGTCGCGCGGCGCACCGGAAGCGACTCCGTCTCGCACGGCGCGACCGGCAAGGGCAACGACCAGGTGCGATTCGAGCTCACGTACGCTGCGCTCGCGCCCGACCTCAAGGTCATCGCGCCGTGGCGTTTCTGGGATCTCAACTCGCGCGCCAAGCTGTTCGATTTCGCCGAGAAGCACGACATCCCGCTGCCGGTCACGCGCGACAAGGGCTACAGCATGGACCGCAACGTGCTGCACATCAGCTTCGAGGGCATCGAGCTCGAAGACCCTTGGCAGATGCCGCGCGAAGACATGTTCGTGCTGTCGGTCTCGCCCGAGCAGGCTCCCGACAAGGCCGAATACGTCGAGATCGAGTACATCTCGGGCGATCCGGTCGCGCTCGACGGCGAAAAGCTCGCCCCGTTCGACCTGCTGGCGAAGCTCAACAAGATCGCCGGACGCAACGGCGTCGGCCGCGCCGACATCGTCGAGAACCGCTACGTCGGCATGAAATCGCGGGGCGTCTACGAGACGCCCGGCGGAACGGTGCTCACGATCGCGCACCGCGCGCTCGAATCACTGACACTCGACCGCGAGGTGATGCACCTTCGCGATACGCTGATTCCGCGCTACGCCGAGATGGTCTACTACGGCTACTGGTTCGCGCCCGAGCGCGAGATGCTGCAGGCCGCGGTCGACGAGTCGCAGCGCTGCGTCAACGGCACCGTGCGCATGAAGCTGTACAAGGGCTCGGCGACCGTGGCCGGCCGCAAGTCGGACGATTCGCTGTACGTGCCCGCGCTCGCGACGTTCGAGGAAGACGAGGTCTACACCCAGGCCGATGCCACCGGCTTCATCCGGCTGTCGGGCCTTCGCCTGAAAGTCCGCAACATGGTCCGCACCAGAAAAGTCTGA
- the argF gene encoding ornithine carbamoyltransferase — protein sequence MKRDLVTLRDVSKQEIKDLIALARRLKADVRAKRPHPWLSGRTLAMIFEKPSLRTRVTFETGMYQLGGGAIYLAPGDIQLGMRETSGDVAANLSRWVDLIVARTFSHDSVVELARGATVPVINGLSDLYHPCQILADLMTLSELRGSLEGMRLAFIGDGNNMVHSWILAAAKIGFDFVLACPKGYEPDADILAETQAAAPGRIRVTHDVEDAARGADVLYTDVWTSMGQEAEAERRRKVFAKFQVNAKLLETAADGALVMHCLPAHRGEEITAEVLEGPRAVVLEQAENRLHIQKAILAWLAGAPEAA from the coding sequence ATGAAACGCGACCTCGTCACCCTGCGCGACGTGTCCAAGCAGGAGATCAAGGACCTGATCGCGCTCGCGCGCAGGCTGAAAGCCGACGTGCGCGCGAAACGGCCGCATCCGTGGCTGTCGGGCCGCACGCTCGCGATGATCTTCGAGAAGCCGAGCCTGAGGACGCGCGTGACGTTCGAAACCGGCATGTACCAGCTCGGCGGCGGCGCGATCTATCTCGCGCCGGGCGACATCCAGCTCGGCATGCGCGAGACCAGCGGCGACGTCGCGGCCAACCTGTCGCGATGGGTCGACCTGATCGTCGCGCGCACGTTCTCGCACGATTCGGTCGTCGAGCTGGCGCGCGGCGCCACCGTGCCGGTGATCAACGGCCTTTCCGACCTGTACCATCCGTGCCAGATCCTCGCCGACCTGATGACGCTGTCCGAGCTGCGCGGGTCGCTCGAAGGCATGCGCCTCGCGTTCATCGGCGACGGCAACAACATGGTGCACTCGTGGATCCTGGCGGCCGCCAAGATCGGCTTTGATTTCGTGCTCGCGTGCCCGAAGGGCTACGAGCCGGACGCAGACATCCTGGCCGAGACCCAGGCCGCCGCGCCCGGCCGGATCCGCGTCACGCACGACGTCGAAGACGCCGCGCGCGGCGCCGACGTGCTGTACACCGACGTGTGGACGAGCATGGGACAGGAAGCCGAGGCCGAAAGGCGCCGCAAGGTGTTCGCGAAGTTCCAGGTGAACGCGAAGCTTCTCGAGACGGCCGCGGACGGTGCGCTCGTGATGCACTGCCTTCCGGCGCATCGCGGAGAAGAGATCACGGCCGAAGTGCTCGAAGGCCCGCGCGCCGTCGTGCTCGAGCAGGCCGAGAACCGCCTTCATATCCAGAAAGCAATCCTCGCATGGCTCGCCGGAGCCCCCGAGGCAGCATGA
- a CDS encoding acetylornithine transaminase yields MSAAEGKMSVAEGKMSVAEGNLPIVEATDRFTTQNYARYPVAFTHGKGCRLWDESGREYLDLFAGLAVSSLGHAHPAVVAAIREQAGKLIHASNLYYHEPGARLAQRLVEATFADRVFFCNSGAEANEAAIKMARRAAGGRYKIVAAHGSFHGRTYGALAATGQPSLQEGFGPMLEGFVHVEPGSSEAVAAVVGSDTAAVLVEPIIGEGGIVIPPAGYLQELRDICDRSGARLILDEVQTGNGRTGTLFAYEHEGIVPDIVTTAKGLGAGLPIGAVLAREDVASAFVPGSHGTTFGANPVCCAAALAVLGELTAGGVIDNAAEVGAYFLARLKDAIGGRDDVADIRGKGLMIGVEFRRETKPIVRDLLARGVIANATAGTVLRIIPPLILTRDEVDEGIAALVEVLG; encoded by the coding sequence ATGAGCGCAGCCGAAGGCAAGATGAGCGTAGCCGAAGGCAAAATGAGCGTAGCCGAAGGCAATCTGCCGATCGTGGAAGCGACCGACCGCTTCACGACGCAGAACTACGCCCGCTATCCGGTCGCGTTCACGCACGGCAAAGGCTGCCGGCTGTGGGACGAGTCCGGACGCGAGTATCTCGATCTGTTCGCGGGGCTTGCCGTCTCGTCGCTCGGGCACGCGCATCCGGCTGTGGTCGCGGCAATCCGCGAGCAGGCCGGCAAGCTCATCCACGCGTCGAACCTCTATTACCACGAGCCGGGCGCACGGCTTGCGCAGCGGCTCGTCGAAGCGACCTTCGCCGACCGCGTGTTCTTCTGCAACAGCGGCGCCGAGGCCAACGAAGCTGCGATCAAGATGGCGCGGCGCGCTGCCGGCGGACGCTACAAGATCGTCGCCGCGCACGGCTCGTTCCACGGCCGTACGTACGGTGCGCTGGCCGCAACCGGCCAGCCGAGTCTGCAGGAAGGCTTCGGTCCGATGCTCGAAGGCTTCGTGCACGTCGAGCCCGGCAGCAGCGAAGCCGTCGCAGCCGTGGTCGGCAGCGACACCGCCGCGGTGCTGGTCGAGCCGATCATCGGCGAAGGCGGCATCGTGATTCCGCCGGCCGGATACCTCCAGGAGCTGCGCGACATCTGCGACCGGTCGGGTGCGCGCCTGATCCTCGACGAAGTGCAGACCGGCAACGGCCGCACCGGCACGCTGTTCGCGTACGAGCACGAAGGCATCGTGCCCGACATCGTCACGACGGCGAAAGGCCTCGGTGCCGGTCTTCCGATCGGCGCGGTGCTCGCGCGCGAAGACGTCGCATCGGCATTCGTGCCGGGCTCGCACGGCACGACGTTCGGCGCGAACCCGGTGTGCTGCGCGGCTGCGCTCGCAGTTCTCGGCGAGCTGACCGCCGGCGGCGTGATCGACAACGCCGCGGAGGTCGGAGCGTATTTCCTCGCGCGGCTCAAAGACGCGATCGGCGGGCGCGACGACGTCGCCGACATCCGCGGAAAAGGCCTGATGATCGGCGTCGAGTTCCGGCGCGAGACCAAGCCGATCGTGCGCGATCTTCTCGCCCGCGGCGTGATCGCCAACGCGACGGCCGGCACGGTGCTGCGAATCATCCCGCCGCTCATCCTGACCAGGGACGAAGTGGACGAAGGCATCGCCGCGCTCGTGGAGGTGCTCGGATGA
- the argB gene encoding acetylglutamate kinase → MKELIAKADVLLEALPYLRRFAGRVVVIKYGGHAMLDDKLKAGFAEDVVLLKSLGLRPVIVHGGGPQIEEALKRHGIATRFVRGMRVTDEATMEIVEMVLGGQINKEIVGMIHKHGGKAVGLTGKDGNLLIAEKLAVRISEKGKKAELVDVGMVGRITHINPEILEHIDGTDFIPVIAPIATDADGRTFNVNADVAAAEIARGLKAEKLILLTDVAGIMKAGGELQSRLSEPEARKQIHAGSIAAGMVPKVECAIDALRGGVGQVHIIDGRVRHAVLLEIFTAAGVGTEIVLDGEPVLLQPASRRKSAGSVKKPTRAASGRKAKAK, encoded by the coding sequence GTGAAAGAGCTCATCGCAAAGGCCGACGTCCTGCTCGAAGCGCTTCCGTACCTGCGGCGCTTTGCGGGGCGCGTCGTCGTTATCAAGTACGGCGGCCATGCGATGCTCGACGACAAGCTCAAGGCCGGCTTCGCCGAAGACGTCGTGCTGCTGAAGTCGCTCGGGCTGCGGCCGGTCATCGTGCATGGAGGCGGTCCGCAGATCGAGGAGGCACTCAAGCGCCACGGCATCGCCACGCGCTTCGTGCGCGGCATGCGGGTCACCGACGAAGCCACGATGGAGATCGTCGAGATGGTCCTCGGCGGGCAGATCAACAAAGAGATCGTCGGGATGATCCACAAGCACGGCGGAAAGGCCGTCGGCCTGACCGGCAAGGACGGCAACCTGCTGATTGCCGAGAAGCTTGCCGTGCGCATTTCCGAAAAAGGCAAGAAGGCCGAGCTCGTCGACGTCGGCATGGTCGGCCGCATCACGCACATCAACCCGGAGATCCTCGAGCACATCGACGGAACCGACTTCATCCCGGTGATCGCGCCGATCGCGACGGATGCCGACGGCCGCACGTTCAACGTCAACGCCGATGTTGCAGCCGCCGAGATCGCACGCGGCCTCAAGGCCGAGAAGCTGATCCTTCTGACGGACGTCGCCGGCATCATGAAGGCCGGCGGCGAGCTGCAGTCGCGGCTTTCCGAGCCGGAGGCGCGCAAGCAGATTCACGCGGGCTCGATCGCGGCCGGCATGGTGCCGAAGGTCGAGTGCGCAATCGATGCGCTGCGCGGCGGCGTCGGACAGGTGCACATCATCGACGGGCGCGTCCGACACGCGGTGCTGCTCGAGATCTTCACGGCCGCAGGCGTCGGCACCGAAATCGTGCTCGACGGGGAGCCAGTCTTGCTCCAGCCGGCGTCGCGGCGGAAATCCGCCGGCTCCGTGAAAAAACCGACGCGCGCTGCCAGCGGCAGGAAGGCAAAAGCGAAATGA
- a CDS encoding tyrosine recombinase XerC, giving the protein MIRRDTMLEAVSETSASHLELLDLFERALAVESGLSPNTRRAYLADLRQFLDFLVERGETPGVSVVSSPSGNRLAPDDSEGNGVAAVRAFLAARLRDSARSTTARKLAALRAFFRWLARERAAVAEKSTGEAASPTDPCAAVTAPKIPKRLPVHLSIDDMSALLAAPDLKKPTGLRDRALLEMLYSCGLRAAECAGLNWTSIHEGLGVVRVLGKGSKERIVPVGADALAALGEYRRSWKLAHGDAKAVFLNARGTRLSTRSIGRIVERHLAAAAIAAHATPHSLRHSFATHLLENGADLRAIQEMLGHASIATTQRYTHLELGKLTAVYDKAHPRA; this is encoded by the coding sequence ATGATCCGGCGTGATACCATGCTGGAAGCCGTGTCCGAAACCTCCGCGTCCCATCTGGAGCTGCTCGACCTGTTCGAGCGCGCGCTTGCCGTCGAGTCCGGCCTGTCGCCGAACACGCGGCGCGCGTACCTGGCCGACCTTCGCCAGTTCCTCGACTTCCTCGTCGAGCGAGGTGAGACACCCGGTGTATCAGTCGTCTCGTCGCCGTCGGGCAACAGGCTCGCTCCCGACGACTCCGAGGGGAACGGCGTCGCGGCGGTCCGGGCCTTCCTCGCCGCGCGACTTCGCGACAGTGCGCGCTCGACGACGGCCCGCAAGCTCGCCGCCCTGCGTGCATTCTTCCGCTGGCTGGCGCGCGAGCGCGCCGCGGTCGCGGAGAAGTCGACCGGCGAAGCGGCGTCACCGACTGACCCGTGCGCGGCGGTCACGGCACCGAAGATCCCGAAGCGACTGCCCGTTCACCTGTCGATCGACGACATGTCTGCCCTGCTTGCCGCGCCCGATCTCAAAAAGCCGACCGGCCTGCGCGACCGGGCGCTGCTCGAGATGCTGTACTCGTGCGGGCTTCGCGCGGCCGAGTGCGCCGGCCTGAACTGGACGTCGATCCATGAGGGGCTCGGCGTCGTCCGGGTGCTCGGCAAGGGAAGCAAGGAGCGTATCGTGCCGGTCGGCGCCGACGCGCTCGCCGCGCTCGGCGAATACCGGCGCAGCTGGAAGCTCGCGCATGGCGATGCAAAGGCCGTTTTCCTGAACGCGCGCGGAACCCGGCTGTCGACCCGCAGCATCGGGCGGATCGTCGAGCGGCATCTTGCCGCGGCGGCGATCGCCGCCCACGCCACGCCCCATTCGCTGCGGCACTCGTTCGCGACGCACCTGCTCGAAAACGGCGCCGACCTGCGCGCGATCCAGGAGATGCTCGGGCACGCATCGATCGCGACGACCCAGCGCTACACGCATCTCGAGCTCGGCAAGCTCACCGCCGTCTACGACAAGGCGCACCCGCGAGCCTGA
- a CDS encoding alpha/beta hydrolase: protein MSAARNEAATLPPIPSERVEFPSRRGNLLVGDIHRAAAGSTRWLVLCHGMESTRGGTKQTAIAERFVPAGYNVLRFDFSFVGDSEGEYEDLTVTAEVDDALGALDFMHQFGGSESTLIGSSLGGLVALLAAAQAPHLVSSLALIAAVADARIFTDGLTDKAIADWRTRGRRRVGSGFLRPGFYDDVLRIDAPATMRALSMPVLVMHGEADTVVPPSHAEIIRANVAGPCTVEYFAGVGHRFEEPGALERLLDVLGSWLARVQGT from the coding sequence ATGTCTGCTGCACGAAACGAGGCCGCGACGCTGCCGCCGATTCCGAGCGAACGCGTCGAGTTCCCGTCGCGTCGCGGCAACCTTCTGGTCGGCGACATCCATCGCGCTGCGGCCGGGAGCACCAGATGGCTGGTGCTCTGTCACGGAATGGAGTCGACGCGCGGAGGGACCAAGCAGACGGCCATCGCCGAGCGTTTCGTTCCCGCCGGCTACAACGTGCTGCGTTTCGACTTTTCGTTCGTCGGCGATTCGGAAGGCGAGTACGAGGACCTGACGGTCACCGCCGAGGTCGACGACGCGCTCGGCGCGCTCGACTTCATGCACCAGTTCGGCGGCAGCGAATCCACGCTCATCGGCTCGAGTCTTGGCGGGCTGGTTGCGCTGCTGGCCGCGGCCCAGGCTCCGCATCTCGTCAGCTCGCTCGCGCTGATCGCCGCGGTCGCCGATGCACGCATTTTCACCGACGGGCTCACCGACAAGGCGATCGCCGACTGGCGTACGCGCGGTCGCCGGCGCGTCGGTTCGGGATTTCTGCGGCCGGGCTTTTATGACGACGTGCTGCGCATCGATGCGCCCGCGACGATGCGCGCGCTTTCGATGCCGGTGCTCGTGATGCACGGCGAGGCCGACACCGTGGTGCCGCCGTCGCATGCCGAGATCATCCGTGCGAACGTGGCCGGGCCATGCACGGTCGAGTACTTCGCCGGCGTCGGTCATCGCTTCGAGGAACCCGGTGCGCTCGAGCGACTGCTCGACGTGCTCGGCAGCTGGCTCGCGCGCGTCCAGGGAACGTAA
- a CDS encoding enoyl-CoA hydratase/isomerase family protein, whose product MSFEQIDVTRDGPIGRITLNRPAERNAMTPQMGREMVRAVETLNGDDDVRVVMITGAGKGFCSGADLRTLGAEAGSGDAEEGLGGGESFYRAFLSIRDLRVPSIAAINGHAVGAGFCFALGADLRVMHKDARVGMTFVRLGIHPGMAATWNLPRLIGPSAAADLLYTGRMIGADEALALGIANRIAGDDFDAVVAELASAIASAAPLAVRSLKQTLRCGDSHTIDEAIAREASEQAITFTTADAAEGIGAMREKRPPVFRGR is encoded by the coding sequence ATGTCTTTCGAACAGATCGACGTGACGAGAGACGGTCCGATCGGCCGCATTACGCTCAACCGGCCGGCCGAGCGCAATGCGATGACGCCGCAGATGGGTCGAGAGATGGTTCGCGCGGTCGAGACGCTCAACGGCGACGACGACGTCAGAGTGGTCATGATCACCGGCGCCGGAAAGGGGTTCTGCTCGGGCGCGGACTTAAGGACTCTCGGCGCGGAGGCTGGCTCGGGTGACGCCGAGGAAGGTCTTGGCGGAGGAGAGAGCTTCTATCGCGCGTTCCTTTCGATCCGCGACCTGCGTGTGCCTTCGATCGCGGCGATCAACGGGCATGCCGTCGGTGCAGGATTCTGCTTCGCGCTCGGGGCCGACCTGCGTGTGATGCACAAGGATGCGCGCGTCGGCATGACGTTCGTGCGGCTCGGGATTCATCCGGGCATGGCCGCGACCTGGAACCTGCCGCGCCTCATCGGACCGTCGGCGGCCGCCGACCTGCTTTACACGGGCCGCATGATCGGCGCCGACGAAGCCCTCGCGCTCGGCATCGCCAACCGCATCGCCGGTGACGACTTCGATGCGGTCGTCGCCGAGCTCGCCTCGGCAATCGCGAGCGCGGCGCCGCTTGCCGTGCGTTCGCTCAAGCAGACCCTGCGCTGCGGCGATTCGCACACGATCGACGAAGCGATCGCCCGCGAAGCCTCCGAACAGGCCATCACGTTCACGACAGCCGACGCCGCCGAAGGCATCGGCGCAATGCGCGAGAAACGCCCCCCGGTCTTCCGCGGTCGCTGA
- the tatC gene encoding twin-arginine translocase subunit TatC: MTVPDVELPLTGHLAELRRRLARAIGAVAVAFVVTYPNVHYLFDILIHPLRSSAEANGLKYQIIGTGLAEAFFTKFSVSLIGAVFLALPVILYQLWRFIVPGLEDREARYAKWFVLFGTLFFLGGASFCYFFVFPMGIPFFLSEYADIGIDAMLSMSEYRSFTSHMMLAFGVTFELPVIIFFLARIGFVTWRQLLSFSRYAVVVIFIVAAVLTPTPDAANQLMMAVPLMFLYAISIGVAYVFGKDRREQAEEETGTDIEPA, encoded by the coding sequence GTGACCGTGCCGGACGTCGAGCTGCCTCTGACCGGCCACCTGGCCGAGCTGCGCCGCCGGCTCGCCCGCGCCATCGGCGCAGTCGCCGTCGCCTTCGTCGTCACGTACCCGAACGTCCACTACCTTTTCGACATCCTCATCCATCCGCTGCGCAGCTCGGCGGAAGCCAACGGGCTCAAGTACCAGATCATCGGCACCGGGCTTGCCGAGGCATTCTTCACGAAGTTCAGCGTATCGCTGATCGGCGCCGTTTTTCTTGCGCTGCCGGTGATCCTTTATCAGCTGTGGCGCTTCATCGTGCCGGGGCTCGAGGATCGCGAAGCCCGCTACGCGAAATGGTTCGTGCTGTTCGGAACGTTGTTCTTCCTTGGCGGCGCGAGCTTCTGTTACTTCTTCGTATTTCCGATGGGCATTCCGTTCTTTCTCTCGGAGTACGCCGACATCGGTATCGACGCGATGCTCAGCATGAGCGAATACCGCTCGTTCACGTCGCACATGATGCTGGCGTTCGGGGTGACGTTCGAGCTGCCGGTCATCATCTTCTTCCTTGCGCGCATCGGCTTCGTCACGTGGCGCCAGCTTCTGTCGTTCTCGCGCTACGCAGTGGTCGTCATCTTCATCGTGGCGGCCGTGCTGACACCGACGCCCGATGCGGCGAATCAGCTGATGATGGCCGTGCCGCTGATGTTCCTCTACGCCATCTCGATCGGCGTGGCGTACGTGTTCGGCAAGGACAGGCGCGAGCAGGCGGAGGAAGAGACAGGCACCGATATCGAGCCTGCGTGA
- a CDS encoding twin-arginine translocase TatA/TatE family subunit has translation MTENNPTPSLPRMFGIGPSELIFILVIALLVLGPKRLPELAAGLGKGLAEFRRATSDINAELDEARRSLEEQSREASRQAGKVSRTQRTTPRGAIPTVKASDVADEAELESEEELAKDTAKEKTDPDPKASA, from the coding sequence TTGACTGAGAACAACCCGACTCCTAGCCTCCCACGCATGTTCGGCATCGGCCCAAGCGAGCTCATCTTCATTCTCGTGATCGCGCTGCTCGTACTCGGCCCGAAGCGCCTGCCCGAGCTGGCGGCCGGCCTCGGCAAAGGCCTCGCCGAATTCCGCCGCGCAACCTCCGACATCAACGCCGAGCTCGACGAAGCGCGCCGTTCGCTCGAGGAGCAGTCGCGCGAAGCGTCGCGCCAGGCGGGCAAGGTCTCGCGCACGCAGCGAACGACGCCGCGAGGCGCAATCCCGACTGTCAAAGCGAGCGACGTCGCCGACGAAGCCGAGCTGGAATCCGAAGAGGAGCTGGCAAAAGACACGGCCAAGGAAAAGACCGATCCGGATCCGAAGGCTTCGGCCTGA
- a CDS encoding histone deacetylase, protein MRRTGLLYDRRFLEHRTGVRHPEAPERMAVLCELFEGGGYSGFERVAARLATEEELRRVHEHGHVAAVAHSAGRAHTQFDADTPASAGSFEAARLAAGGAIDMADAIARGDLDNGFAALRPPGHHAEADRPMGFCLFNNVAVVARHLLDVRGIERVLIVDWDVHHGNGTQHSFYDSSRVLYASTHQYPFYPGTGAPDEIGRGEGAGYTLNVPMPAGAGNSEFGAAFRDLLLPVAREFAPQFVLVSAGFDAHRDDPLASLSLTTNAFAEMTDALVSVADASAGGKILLLLEGGYDLDALSGSVATSVAHLRDPQPLAESAGEATAWTRLSRDALGPYWETI, encoded by the coding sequence ATGCGACGGACTGGGCTGCTTTATGATCGGCGGTTTCTCGAGCATCGGACCGGGGTGCGGCATCCGGAGGCGCCGGAGAGGATGGCGGTGCTTTGCGAGTTGTTCGAGGGGGGTGGGTACTCGGGGTTTGAGCGGGTCGCGGCGCGGCTTGCGACGGAGGAGGAGCTGCGGCGGGTGCACGAGCACGGGCATGTGGCGGCGGTCGCCCACAGCGCAGGGCGGGCGCATACGCAGTTCGATGCGGATACTCCGGCATCGGCAGGGTCGTTCGAGGCTGCGCGTCTGGCGGCGGGCGGGGCGATCGACATGGCGGACGCGATTGCGCGTGGAGATCTCGACAATGGTTTTGCGGCGCTGCGGCCGCCCGGGCATCACGCGGAAGCGGATCGGCCGATGGGGTTCTGCCTGTTCAACAACGTCGCGGTGGTGGCGCGGCATCTGCTCGACGTGCGCGGGATCGAGCGCGTGCTGATCGTCGACTGGGACGTGCACCACGGCAACGGCACCCAGCACTCGTTCTACGATTCATCACGCGTGCTCTACGCGTCGACTCATCAGTATCCGTTCTATCCTGGAACCGGCGCGCCGGACGAGATCGGTCGCGGAGAAGGGGCGGGCTACACGCTCAACGTTCCGATGCCGGCAGGCGCGGGCAACAGCGAGTTCGGTGCGGCGTTTCGCGATCTGCTGCTGCCGGTGGCGCGCGAATTTGCACCGCAGTTCGTGCTGGTCTCGGCGGGATTCGATGCGCATCGCGACGATCCGCTCGCGTCGCTTTCCCTGACGACGAACGCGTTCGCCGAGATGACCGACGCGCTCGTCTCGGTCGCCGATGCGAGCGCGGGAGGAAAGATCCTGCTGCTGCTCGAAGGCGGTTACGACCTCGACGCGCTCAGCGGCTCGGTGGCGACGAGCGTCGCGCACCTTCGAGATCCGCAACCGCTCGCGGAAAGCGCGGGCGAAGCGACGGCATGGACGCGCCTCAGTCGCGACGCGCTTGGCCCGTATTGGGAAACAATCTGA